The following proteins are co-located in the Anomaloglossus baeobatrachus isolate aAnoBae1 chromosome 7 unlocalized genomic scaffold, aAnoBae1.hap1 SUPER_7_unloc_3, whole genome shotgun sequence genome:
- the LOC142259415 gene encoding taste receptor type 2 member 40-like, whose product MISALRVIRLILMILTGMSGTLLNSTAAVLYFGLWRRMSDWCNYNGILLVISLVNLFYQWCLTVDNVFKYSEIYEMFDERLCLILFSLQFTLVGFSLWNTTWLSVLYCARLVSSPHWLFLRIKEKFFSFLPQLMAGSAVWSVVITMPLFWATNMETAENQSEEVTICSRSVDVDYIISSPVLGFCIPVSMTCLSIGLSVKTLVRHIHTMRNSHISSPQVQGHVQAIRIMIIRVYFEISFFMVIMLGTFTSLSSNSTMMAIRWLNALSYPTSQALLLIFGNPKLKKKLCDCLTLWK is encoded by the coding sequence ATGATTTCAGCTCTGAGGGTAATCAGGTTAATCCTCATGATACTCACTGGGATGTCGGGGACCCTCCTAAACTCAACAGCTGCGGTTTTGTATTTTGGCCTCTGGAGGAGGATGAGTGATTGGTGCAATTACAATGGCATCCTGCTGGTTATCAGCCTCGTAAACCTTTTCTACCAATGGTGTCTGACTGTCGATAATGTTTTCAAATATTCTGAGATATATGAAATGTTTGACGAGAGATTGTGCCTGATCCTCTTCAGCCTCCAGTTCACACTGGTCGGATTCAGTCTGTGGAATACCACTTGGCTGTCTGTACTCTACTGCGCCCGGCTGGTCAGTTCCCCTCACTGGTTGTTCCTCCGGATAAAAGAGAAGTTCTTTTCCTTTCTTCCACAGCTGATGGCAGGGTCGGCGGTGTGGTCGGTAGTCATTACTATGCCACTATTCTGGGCCACCAATATGGAAACTGCTGAGAATCAATCTGAGGAGGTGACCATATGCAGCAGGAGCGTGGATGTGGACTACATCATCTCCAGCCCCGTGCTCGGATTCTGCATTCCGGTCTCTATGACTTGTCTCTCCATCGGCCTCAGCGTCAAGACTCTGGTGAGACACATCCACACCATGCGTAATTCCCACATTTCATCCCCCCAGGTCCAGGGCCATGTTCAGGCCATCAGGATCATGATCATCCGCGTTTATTTTGAGATATCGTTCTTCATGGTTATTATGCTCGGGACGTTCACATCATTGAGCTCTAATTCTACCATGATGGCCATCCGCTGGCTCAACGCCCTGAGCTACCCAACTTCTCAGGCTCTATTATTAATTTTTGGAAATCCCAAATTAAAGAAGAAGCTATGTGATTGTCTTACATTATGGAAATGA